The following coding sequences are from one Dreissena polymorpha isolate Duluth1 chromosome 8, UMN_Dpol_1.0, whole genome shotgun sequence window:
- the LOC127840478 gene encoding putative protein TPRXL produces MENTTYYYVHVQAVVLAVILALCTGISRGQCPATCHCDGTVGFVSGGCRASGSIIVRAALVAEAEAAAEAAAEHSRAASAAASAHQQQQHSSSTAASSSSSSRSSSSSSRASAQQIAAQQQAAASAAAAAAGIGSSSSRAAAAAAISYMHQ; encoded by the exons ATGG aaaacacCACATACTACTATGTCCACGTGCAAGCGGTCGTGTTGGCGGTGATTCTTGCGCTGTGCACGGGTATCTCGAGGGGCCAGTGTCCAGCCACGTGCCATTGCGACGGAACTGTC GGGTTTGTTTCTGGCGGCTGTCGGGCATCAGGAAGCATTATAGTCAGAGCAGCATtagtagcagaagcagaagcagcagcagaagcagcagcagagcATAGCagagcagcatcagcagcagcatcagcgcatcagcagcagcagcacagCAGCAGCACAGCagccagcagcagcagcagcagcagaagcagcagcagcagcagcagagcaTCAGCACAGCAGATAGCAGCGCAGCAGCAGGCAGCGGCATCAGCAGCGGCAGCAGCGGCAGGCATcggaagcagcagcagcagagcagcagcagcagcagcaatcaGCTATATGCATCAGtga